In Achromobacter xylosoxidans A8, a single window of DNA contains:
- a CDS encoding ABC transporter ATP-binding protein has protein sequence MTTPLVEVKDAARWFDVSPPWLERKLAGKPRVMLRAVDGVSFEIARGETLALVGESGCGKSTVARMLVGLYGLTRGDIRFDGQPLSRMSEPGGRALRKRLQMIFQDPYASLNPRWRVGRIIAEPMLTHTAMTADERSARVGELLKQVGLDPADQGRYPHQFSGGQRQRISIARALAVNPEFLVCDEPTSALDVSVQAQVLNLMKDLQRNLGLTYLFISHNLAVVHHVADRVGVMYLGRMVEVAPRDELFARPRHPYTRMLLEAIPDINGAGKPRTAVAGEVPNPLNPPSGCTFHPRCPHANERCKAEAPAAMAAGVSVVACHAVQEGRISV, from the coding sequence ATGACGACGCCCTTGGTAGAAGTAAAGGACGCCGCGCGCTGGTTCGATGTGTCGCCGCCGTGGCTGGAGCGCAAGCTCGCGGGCAAGCCGCGCGTGATGCTGCGCGCCGTGGACGGGGTCTCGTTCGAGATCGCGCGCGGCGAAACGCTGGCGCTGGTGGGCGAATCGGGCTGCGGCAAGTCGACCGTGGCGCGCATGCTGGTGGGCCTGTACGGCCTGACCCGCGGCGACATTCGCTTTGACGGACAGCCCTTGTCGCGCATGTCGGAGCCGGGCGGCCGCGCCCTGCGCAAGCGCCTGCAAATGATTTTCCAGGATCCCTATGCCAGCCTGAATCCGCGCTGGCGCGTGGGCCGCATCATCGCCGAGCCCATGCTGACCCACACCGCCATGACGGCCGACGAGCGCAGCGCGCGCGTCGGCGAACTGCTCAAGCAGGTGGGCCTGGATCCGGCCGACCAGGGCCGCTATCCGCACCAGTTTTCAGGCGGCCAGCGCCAGCGCATTTCGATTGCGCGGGCGCTGGCGGTGAATCCCGAGTTCCTGGTGTGCGACGAGCCGACCTCGGCGCTGGACGTGTCGGTGCAGGCGCAGGTGCTGAACCTGATGAAGGACCTGCAGCGCAACCTGGGGCTGACCTATCTGTTCATTTCCCACAACCTGGCGGTGGTGCACCACGTGGCCGACCGGGTAGGGGTGATGTACCTGGGCCGCATGGTGGAAGTGGCGCCGCGCGACGAGTTGTTCGCGCGACCGCGCCATCCGTACACGCGCATGCTGCTGGAAGCCATTCCCGACATCAACGGCGCGGGCAAGCCGCGCACCGCGGTGGCGGGCGAAGTGCCCAATCCCTTGAACCCGCCTTCGGGCTGCACCTTCCATCCGCGCTGCCCGCATGCGAATGAGCGCTGCAAGGCCGAGGCGCCAGCGGCGATGGCGGCGGGAGTGTCGGTGGTGGCCTGCCACGCCGTGCAGGAAGGGCGGATCTCCGTCTGA
- a CDS encoding MarR family winged helix-turn-helix transcriptional regulator encodes MRLDKQRDTDAAAHKARFVDGYLAYLLAQASQRISAEFHLQVNSAGLSVTEWRVLASLQGSPGETIGMLAVLAITKQPTLSKVVQRMEAEGLVARTGVRADRRQTRVCITAKGSNLIAALCDQALQHQKAVLAPFGEEKAAMLIDMLEVLMTEHVPLELSVPDDE; translated from the coding sequence ATGCGGTTGGACAAGCAGCGGGACACGGACGCGGCGGCGCACAAGGCCCGCTTCGTCGATGGTTATCTGGCCTATCTGCTGGCGCAGGCCAGCCAGCGCATTTCTGCGGAATTCCATCTGCAGGTGAATTCGGCCGGCCTGTCGGTGACCGAATGGCGGGTACTGGCCAGCCTGCAGGGCAGCCCGGGCGAAACCATAGGCATGCTGGCGGTGCTGGCCATCACCAAGCAGCCGACCTTGAGCAAGGTGGTGCAGCGCATGGAGGCCGAAGGCCTGGTGGCGCGCACCGGCGTGCGCGCCGACCGGCGCCAGACCCGGGTCTGCATCACCGCCAAGGGCAGCAACCTGATCGCCGCGCTGTGCGATCAGGCCTTGCAGCACCAGAAGGCCGTGCTCGCGCCTTTCGGCGAGGAAAAAGCCGCGATGCTGATCGACATGCTCGAGGTACTGATGACGGAGCACGTGCCGCTGGAACTGTCGGTGCCGGACGACGAATAG
- a CDS encoding indolepyruvate ferredoxin oxidoreductase subunit alpha, whose amino-acid sequence MAERSFKKEVQQLRIGAGEEFRGEGILAVTKALLQSGVGYVAGYQGSPISHLMDVLADANDILQELGVHFEASASEATAAATLAASVMYPIRGAVTWKSTVGTNVASDALANLASGGVTGGSLVIVGEDYGEGSSIMQERSHAFAMKSQIWLLDPRPNLESMVKAVEDGFELSEASKTPVMLQLRIRGCHVHGRFIAKENKRPAFSLAQALESPARDTSRIVLPPASFLHEQEKIKERWPAAIRYIKEHKLNEHFDGDQDDIGLILQGGLYNGVIRALQLLGLADNFGNSRIPLYVMNVTYPVIEDEVIAFCRGKRAVLLLEEGQPDYIEQNLHAVLRRAGIDTKLSGKDVLPMAGEYTTQVMRDGLREFLKRQRPESLQTHPAAAADAEAAASQLQITEVARPKPARPAEQPITFHKHVEGLAAVVPPRPAGFCTGCPERPIFSALTLAQETLGQHHISCDIGCHLFSILPPFNLGATTMGYGLGASSAAAFNVPAAKRPISIMGDGGFWHNGLSSGIGNAVFNKYDGVIVIVDNFYASATGGQDILSSRAENPDRSTNNPIDQAVRGVGVKWVRTLDRTYDVAKVRATIEEALTTDIKGPKVIIAQSECMLNKQRRIKPLFNKAVKEGKRVVKERFGVDPDVCTGDHACIRLSGCPSLTVKDSGDPLKEDPVAHVESSCVGCGNCGEVAHAAVLCPSFYRADIVHNPTGRDRFLARMRTAVIGFLQRRRAARLAHYAL is encoded by the coding sequence ATGGCTGAAAGGTCTTTCAAAAAAGAAGTCCAGCAATTGCGCATCGGCGCGGGCGAAGAGTTCCGCGGAGAAGGCATTCTTGCGGTCACCAAGGCCTTGCTGCAATCCGGCGTGGGCTACGTCGCGGGTTACCAGGGTTCGCCGATCTCGCACCTGATGGACGTGCTGGCCGACGCCAACGACATCCTCCAGGAACTGGGCGTACACTTCGAGGCCAGCGCCTCCGAAGCCACCGCGGCGGCCACCCTGGCCGCGTCGGTCATGTACCCCATTCGCGGCGCCGTCACCTGGAAATCCACGGTGGGCACCAACGTCGCGTCCGACGCGCTGGCCAACCTGGCTTCCGGCGGCGTCACGGGCGGCTCGCTCGTGATCGTGGGCGAGGACTACGGCGAAGGCTCGTCCATCATGCAGGAACGCTCGCACGCGTTCGCCATGAAGTCGCAGATCTGGCTGCTGGATCCGCGCCCCAATCTGGAAAGCATGGTCAAGGCCGTGGAAGACGGCTTCGAGCTGTCCGAGGCCAGCAAGACACCTGTAATGCTGCAACTGCGCATCCGCGGCTGCCACGTGCACGGCCGCTTCATCGCCAAGGAAAACAAGCGTCCCGCCTTCTCGCTGGCGCAGGCGCTGGAAAGCCCGGCGCGCGACACCAGCCGCATCGTGCTGCCGCCCGCCTCCTTCCTGCACGAGCAGGAAAAGATCAAGGAACGCTGGCCCGCTGCCATCCGCTACATCAAGGAACACAAGCTCAACGAGCACTTCGACGGCGACCAGGACGATATCGGACTGATCCTGCAAGGCGGCCTCTACAACGGCGTGATCCGCGCCCTGCAACTGCTGGGCCTGGCCGACAACTTCGGCAACAGCCGCATCCCGCTGTACGTCATGAACGTGACCTACCCCGTCATCGAGGACGAGGTCATAGCCTTCTGCCGCGGCAAGCGCGCCGTGCTGCTGCTGGAAGAAGGCCAGCCCGACTACATCGAACAGAACCTGCACGCCGTGCTGCGCCGCGCCGGCATCGACACCAAGCTGTCCGGCAAGGACGTGCTGCCGATGGCGGGCGAATACACCACCCAGGTCATGCGCGACGGCCTGCGTGAATTCCTCAAGCGTCAGCGTCCGGAATCGCTGCAGACGCATCCCGCCGCCGCGGCCGACGCCGAAGCTGCCGCCAGCCAGCTCCAGATCACCGAGGTGGCGCGGCCCAAGCCCGCCCGCCCGGCCGAACAACCCATCACCTTCCACAAGCACGTCGAGGGCCTGGCCGCCGTGGTGCCGCCGCGCCCCGCCGGCTTCTGTACGGGCTGTCCGGAACGGCCGATCTTCTCGGCCCTGACGCTGGCGCAGGAGACACTGGGCCAGCACCACATCTCCTGCGACATCGGCTGCCACCTGTTCTCCATCCTGCCGCCGTTCAACCTGGGCGCCACCACCATGGGCTACGGCCTGGGCGCGTCCAGCGCGGCAGCCTTCAACGTGCCGGCCGCCAAGCGTCCCATCTCCATCATGGGCGACGGCGGCTTCTGGCATAACGGGCTGTCCTCGGGCATCGGCAACGCGGTGTTCAACAAGTACGACGGCGTCATCGTCATCGTCGACAACTTCTACGCCTCGGCCACGGGCGGCCAGGACATCCTGTCCTCGCGCGCCGAAAATCCGGACCGCTCCACCAACAACCCGATCGACCAGGCCGTGCGCGGCGTGGGCGTGAAATGGGTGCGCACGCTGGACCGCACCTATGACGTGGCCAAGGTGCGCGCCACCATCGAGGAAGCGCTGACCACCGACATCAAGGGCCCCAAGGTCATCATCGCGCAGTCGGAATGCATGCTGAACAAGCAGCGCCGCATCAAGCCGCTGTTCAACAAGGCAGTCAAGGAAGGCAAGCGCGTGGTGAAGGAACGCTTCGGCGTGGACCCGGACGTCTGCACCGGCGACCACGCCTGCATCCGCCTGTCGGGCTGCCCGTCGCTGACGGTCAAGGATAGCGGCGACCCCTTGAAGGAAGACCCGGTGGCGCACGTGGAAAGCAGCTGCGTGGGCTGCGGCAATTGCGGCGAAGTCGCCCATGCCGCGGTGCTCTGCCCATCCTTCTACCGCGCCGACATCGTCCACAACCCGACCGGCCGCGACCGCTTCCTGGCGCGCATGCGCACCGCCGTCATCGGCTTCCTGCAACGCCGCCGCGCCGCGCGCCTGGCCCACTACGCCCTCTGA
- a CDS encoding ABC transporter substrate-binding protein — protein sequence MRRTLIAIAIAAAVALPTIGQAKTFRWAAQGDILTFDPHSQNEGMTIAANSYVYEPLVDYDKSFKINPRLATEWEQVSPTLYRFKLRPGVKFHDGAAFTADDVVFSIHRAMAPTSNYKAYTTGIKEARKVDDLTVEIETSAPNPVLLRQLTNVFIMNKAWSEKNNAAKPQDFVNKEETYAARNTNGTGPYKLKSREVDVRTVFEENKDWWNKAGKVGNVTEVVFTPIKQNATRTAALLSGEIDFVLDPAAQDLERLRQSAKVVEGNEYRTIYLGLDQKRPELQYSNIKGKNPFQDIRVREALYRAIDVDAIKRAVMRGLSAPTGTMIAPQVHGWAQSLQARVPYDPEKSRALLKEAGYDGTLNFTLDCPNNRYINDEAICQAVVGMWAKVGVKATMNAMPRSTYFPKVQSFDTSAFLFGWGVPTFDAMYTLQNLIRTKGEGADGMYNLGNYSNKELDVIIDRIKTETDPAKRDADIITVLQGHAKDFGHIPLHDQVIPWAMRKNVTVVHRADNRLVADWVKVD from the coding sequence ATGCGCCGCACTTTGATTGCTATCGCGATCGCCGCCGCCGTCGCCTTGCCCACGATCGGGCAGGCCAAGACCTTCCGCTGGGCCGCCCAGGGCGACATCCTCACCTTCGATCCGCACTCGCAGAACGAAGGCATGACGATCGCCGCCAACAGCTATGTCTACGAACCGCTGGTGGACTACGACAAGTCCTTCAAGATCAACCCGCGTCTGGCCACGGAATGGGAGCAGGTGTCGCCCACGCTGTACCGCTTCAAGTTGCGCCCCGGCGTGAAGTTCCATGACGGCGCCGCCTTTACCGCCGACGACGTGGTGTTCTCGATCCACCGCGCCATGGCGCCCACCTCGAACTACAAGGCCTACACCACCGGCATCAAGGAAGCGCGCAAGGTCGACGACCTGACGGTCGAGATCGAAACCTCGGCGCCCAATCCCGTGCTGCTGCGCCAGCTGACCAACGTGTTCATCATGAACAAGGCCTGGTCGGAAAAGAACAACGCCGCCAAGCCGCAGGACTTCGTCAACAAGGAAGAGACCTACGCCGCGCGCAACACCAACGGCACCGGCCCCTACAAGCTGAAGTCGCGCGAAGTGGACGTGCGCACGGTGTTCGAGGAAAACAAGGACTGGTGGAACAAGGCCGGCAAGGTCGGCAACGTGACCGAGGTCGTGTTCACGCCGATCAAGCAGAACGCCACGCGCACCGCGGCGCTGCTGTCGGGCGAAATCGACTTCGTGCTGGATCCGGCGGCCCAGGACCTGGAGCGCCTGCGCCAGTCGGCCAAGGTCGTGGAAGGCAACGAGTACCGCACCATCTACCTGGGCCTGGACCAGAAGCGTCCGGAACTCCAGTACTCCAACATCAAGGGCAAGAACCCGTTCCAGGACATCCGCGTGCGGGAAGCGCTGTACCGCGCCATCGACGTGGACGCGATCAAGCGCGCCGTGATGCGCGGCCTGTCCGCGCCCACCGGCACGATGATCGCGCCGCAGGTGCATGGCTGGGCCCAGTCGCTGCAGGCGCGCGTGCCCTACGATCCGGAAAAGTCGCGCGCCCTGCTGAAGGAAGCCGGCTATGACGGCACGCTGAACTTCACGCTGGACTGCCCGAACAACCGCTACATCAACGACGAAGCCATCTGCCAGGCGGTCGTCGGCATGTGGGCCAAGGTCGGCGTCAAGGCCACCATGAACGCCATGCCGCGCTCCACCTATTTCCCCAAGGTGCAGTCGTTCGACACCAGCGCCTTCCTGTTCGGCTGGGGCGTGCCCACGTTCGACGCCATGTACACGCTGCAGAACCTGATCCGCACCAAGGGTGAGGGCGCGGACGGCATGTACAACCTGGGCAACTACAGCAACAAGGAACTGGACGTCATCATCGACCGGATCAAGACCGAAACCGATCCGGCCAAGCGCGACGCCGACATCATCACCGTGCTGCAAGGGCACGCCAAGGACTTCGGCCACATCCCGCTGCACGACCAGGTCATTCCCTGGGCCATGCGCAAGAACGTCACGGTCGTCCACCGTGCCGACAATCGCCTCGTTGCCGATTGGGTCAAGGTTGACTGA
- a CDS encoding ABC transporter permease encodes MFAFILRRLLQAVAVMLTVALLAFVLFQYVGDPVTIMLGQDATDAERIELRERLGLNEPAIVQFGHFVANALQGNFGISLRQSEPVSTLLKSRLPATLELSMVAALLALLVGVPLGVYTALKRNSLVSQLLLAGSLLGVSLPTFLIGILLILVFSVQLGWLPSYGRGDTVSVGWWSSGLFTATGWKHLILPSITLSLFQMTLVLRLVRSEMLEVLRSDYIKFARARGLKRRAIHFGHALKNTMVPVITITGLQLGGIIAFAIVTETVFQWPGMGLLFIQAVQFADVPVMAAYLCLIALVFVVINLIVDLLYFVVDPRLRSGLTRGGGAH; translated from the coding sequence ATGTTTGCTTTCATACTGCGTCGCCTGTTGCAGGCCGTAGCGGTGATGCTCACCGTCGCGCTACTGGCCTTTGTGCTTTTTCAATACGTCGGCGACCCTGTCACCATCATGCTGGGACAGGACGCCACCGATGCCGAGCGCATCGAACTGCGTGAGCGCCTGGGGCTGAACGAGCCCGCCATCGTCCAATTCGGCCACTTCGTGGCCAACGCCCTGCAGGGCAATTTCGGCATATCCCTGCGCCAGAGCGAACCGGTTTCCACCTTGCTGAAATCCCGCCTGCCGGCCACGCTGGAACTGTCGATGGTGGCTGCCTTGCTGGCGCTGCTGGTGGGCGTGCCGCTGGGTGTGTACACCGCGCTCAAGCGCAACAGCCTGGTGTCGCAGTTGTTGCTGGCCGGCTCCTTGCTGGGGGTGTCGCTGCCCACCTTCCTGATCGGCATCCTGCTGATCCTGGTGTTCTCTGTGCAACTGGGCTGGCTGCCCAGCTACGGGCGGGGCGACACCGTCAGCGTGGGTTGGTGGTCCTCGGGACTATTCACCGCCACGGGCTGGAAGCACCTGATCCTGCCGTCCATCACCTTGTCGCTGTTCCAGATGACCCTGGTGCTGCGGCTGGTGCGTTCGGAAATGCTGGAGGTGCTGCGTTCGGACTACATCAAGTTCGCTCGCGCCCGCGGGCTGAAGCGCCGCGCCATCCACTTCGGCCATGCGCTGAAGAACACGATGGTGCCAGTCATCACCATCACCGGCCTGCAGCTGGGCGGCATCATCGCTTTCGCCATCGTCACGGAAACCGTGTTCCAGTGGCCGGGCATGGGGTTGCTGTTCATCCAGGCGGTGCAGTTTGCCGATGTGCCGGTCATGGCGGCCTACCTGTGCCTGATCGCGCTGGTATTCGTGGTGATCAACCTGATCGTCGATCTTTTGTATTTTGTCGTGGACCCGCGCCTGCGTTCCGGGCTGACCCGCGGCGGGGGGGCTCACTGA
- a CDS encoding indolepyruvate oxidoreductase subunit beta family protein has protein sequence MNPAAMQQANPIKIAILAMGGQGGGVLADWIVDMAEHAGWWAQTTSVPGVAQRTGATIYYLELLPESEVQRAGRQPALALMPTPGDVDLVVAAELMEGGRAIQRGLVTPERTVLLTSSHRSYAVSEKSAPGNGIADPNKVLEAGRAAAKRFLCFDLQDLADRAGSVISASLFGAVAGSGALPFSRDDFEATVRRAGLGVEASLRAFALGYESADQAPAQPAPIDLARPVPAVPERAASPKAQALLDTIKRDFPACAQPMLAVGVRRQIEFQDLAYATEYLRRMKAIRDLDAAHGGEARQWALTCASARYVATAMAYDDVIRVADLKTRATRFDRVRQEVGARPDQLVYTTEFMHPRLEEICGTLPAGLGRWLENSKAVGGFVERRLGHGRRMQSGTLGGFLMLYTLAGMRRFRRSTLRHQTEAAGLEQWLDLIARLAPRDYALAVETVNCRRLVKGYSDTHVRGGGKYRQLLAAAEQLAGRPDAAETLRALRETALANEKCGPMERQLADKLAA, from the coding sequence ATGAACCCGGCCGCTATGCAACAAGCCAACCCGATCAAGATCGCCATCCTGGCCATGGGCGGTCAGGGCGGCGGCGTACTGGCCGACTGGATCGTCGACATGGCCGAGCACGCCGGCTGGTGGGCCCAGACCACTTCGGTGCCGGGCGTGGCCCAGCGTACCGGCGCCACCATCTATTACCTGGAGCTGCTGCCCGAATCGGAGGTGCAACGCGCCGGACGGCAACCCGCCCTGGCGCTGATGCCGACCCCGGGCGACGTCGACCTGGTGGTGGCCGCCGAACTGATGGAAGGCGGCCGCGCCATCCAGCGCGGACTGGTCACGCCGGAACGCACGGTGCTGCTGACTTCTTCCCACCGCAGCTACGCGGTCAGCGAAAAATCCGCGCCCGGCAATGGCATCGCCGATCCGAACAAAGTGCTGGAAGCCGGCCGCGCCGCGGCCAAGCGCTTCCTCTGCTTCGACCTGCAGGACCTGGCCGACCGCGCCGGCAGCGTCATCAGCGCCAGCCTGTTCGGCGCGGTGGCCGGCAGCGGCGCCCTGCCCTTTTCGCGCGACGATTTCGAAGCCACGGTGCGCCGTGCCGGACTGGGAGTGGAAGCCAGCTTGCGCGCCTTTGCGCTGGGCTACGAATCCGCCGACCAGGCGCCCGCGCAACCGGCCCCCATCGATCTGGCGCGCCCCGTGCCCGCCGTGCCCGAACGCGCCGCCAGCCCCAAGGCGCAAGCCCTGCTGGACACGATCAAGCGCGACTTCCCCGCCTGTGCCCAGCCCATGCTGGCCGTGGGCGTGCGCCGCCAGATCGAATTCCAGGACCTGGCCTACGCCACCGAATACCTGCGCCGCATGAAGGCCATCCGCGACCTGGACGCCGCCCACGGCGGCGAGGCCCGGCAATGGGCGCTGACCTGTGCCTCCGCGCGCTACGTGGCCACGGCCATGGCCTACGACGACGTGATCCGCGTCGCCGACCTGAAGACCCGCGCCACCCGCTTTGACCGCGTGCGCCAGGAAGTGGGCGCGCGCCCGGACCAGCTGGTCTACACCACGGAATTCATGCACCCGCGCCTGGAAGAGATCTGCGGCACCTTGCCCGCCGGGCTGGGCCGCTGGCTCGAAAACTCCAAGGCCGTCGGCGGCTTCGTCGAACGCCGCCTGGGCCACGGCCGCCGCATGCAGAGCGGCACGCTGGGCGGCTTCCTGATGCTGTACACGCTGGCCGGCATGCGGCGCTTCCGCCGCAGCACGCTGCGCCACCAGACCGAAGCCGCCGGCCTGGAACAGTGGCTGGACCTGATCGCCAGGCTGGCCCCGCGCGACTACGCGCTGGCCGTCGAAACCGTGAATTGCCGCCGCCTGGTCAAGGGCTATAGCGACACGCACGTGCGCGGCGGCGGCAAGTACCGCCAGTTGCTCGCCGCGGCGGAACAGCTGGCCGGCCGGCCCGACGCCGCCGAAACGCTGCGCGCGCTGCGCGAAACCGCGCTGGCCAATGAAAAATGCGGCCCCATGGAACGCCAGCTGGCTGACAAGCTGGCGGCCTGA
- a CDS encoding PDR/VanB family oxidoreductase, protein MQTLKLIVREVRQESPLIRSFRLAREDAGPLPAFGPGAHLKVTVPGLREPRCYSLVQLAPEAGKFAQPAEYRLGVRLEETSQGGSRHMHALAAGDTLTVEGPKNDFPLHESPAGDEPVVLIAGGIGITPVASMAAALKAAGRAFHLHYCGRSKDQLAFLPELQALAGDSLSLHADDDPSCRFDLQALLESSSPRQHLYVCGPKGLIDAVIQGAHARHWPDAHIHFELFATAAPQAGDQPFEVELRQSGRVLTIPADKTIIDVMEEEGCDPMYDCKRGECGVCQATVLEGEPDHRDYYLSDTEKASGKIIQICISRAKSARLVLDL, encoded by the coding sequence GTGCAGACACTGAAACTCATCGTCCGGGAAGTCCGGCAGGAATCGCCGCTGATCCGTTCGTTCCGGCTGGCGCGCGAGGACGCCGGCCCCCTGCCCGCCTTCGGACCGGGCGCGCATCTGAAGGTGACGGTGCCGGGCCTGCGCGAGCCGCGCTGCTATTCGCTGGTGCAACTGGCGCCCGAAGCCGGCAAGTTCGCCCAGCCGGCCGAATACCGGCTCGGCGTGCGTCTGGAAGAAACCAGCCAGGGCGGATCGCGCCACATGCACGCGCTGGCCGCGGGCGACACGCTCACGGTCGAAGGTCCAAAGAATGATTTCCCGCTGCACGAATCGCCCGCCGGCGACGAGCCGGTGGTGCTGATCGCGGGCGGCATCGGCATCACGCCGGTGGCGTCCATGGCGGCCGCGCTCAAGGCCGCCGGCCGCGCCTTCCATCTGCACTATTGCGGCCGCAGCAAGGACCAGCTGGCCTTCCTGCCCGAGCTGCAGGCCCTGGCCGGAGACAGCCTGAGCCTGCACGCCGACGACGATCCGTCCTGTCGCTTCGACCTGCAGGCGCTGCTGGAATCATCGTCGCCGCGCCAGCACCTGTACGTCTGCGGCCCCAAGGGCCTGATCGACGCCGTCATCCAGGGCGCCCACGCGCGCCACTGGCCCGATGCCCATATCCATTTCGAACTCTTCGCCACCGCCGCGCCGCAGGCCGGCGACCAGCCCTTCGAAGTCGAGCTGCGCCAATCCGGCCGGGTGCTGACCATCCCCGCCGACAAGACCATCATCGACGTGATGGAAGAAGAAGGCTGCGACCCGATGTACGACTGCAAGCGCGGCGAATGCGGCGTCTGCCAGGCCACCGTGCTGGAAGGCGAACCCGACCACCGCGACTACTACCTCTCGGACACCGAGAAAGCCAGCGGCAAGATCATCCAGATCTGCATCTCGCGCGCGAAATCGGCGCGCCTGGTGCTGGACCTGTAG
- a CDS encoding ABC transporter permease yields MRAVLKRCWDSDIAWAWRRAPVAIIATVMLALLLIGSFGAGWVAPHNPFDLTKVELLDALLPPAWEANGLPTYLLGTDSQGRDLYSAILYGTRVSLLIGLASVLLSMLIGIVLGLISGYAGGRIDAFIMRIADVQLSFPAILIALLIDGVARAAVPRELHELIAFPVLIGAIALAGWPQYARTVRGSTLVEKNREYVQAARVIGVASPVIMFRHVLPNVLGPVLVLATVHLATAIITEATLSFLGVGVPPTAPSLGTLIRIGNDFLFSGEWWITIFPGAALVLLVLSVNLLGDWLRDALNPRLN; encoded by the coding sequence ATGCGCGCCGTACTCAAACGCTGCTGGGACAGCGACATCGCCTGGGCCTGGCGCCGGGCGCCCGTGGCCATCATCGCCACCGTGATGCTGGCGCTGCTGCTGATCGGCTCCTTCGGGGCCGGCTGGGTGGCGCCGCACAACCCGTTCGACCTGACCAAGGTGGAACTGCTGGACGCGCTGCTGCCGCCGGCATGGGAGGCCAACGGCCTGCCGACCTATCTGCTGGGCACCGACAGCCAGGGCCGCGACCTGTATTCGGCCATCCTGTATGGCACTCGCGTGTCGCTCTTGATCGGCCTGGCCTCGGTGCTGCTGTCCATGCTGATCGGCATCGTGCTGGGGCTGATTTCGGGTTACGCGGGCGGGCGCATCGACGCCTTCATCATGCGTATCGCCGACGTGCAGCTGTCGTTTCCTGCGATCCTGATCGCGTTGCTGATCGACGGCGTGGCGCGGGCGGCTGTGCCGCGCGAGCTGCACGAGCTGATCGCGTTCCCGGTGCTGATCGGCGCGATCGCGTTGGCGGGCTGGCCGCAGTACGCGCGCACGGTGCGCGGCTCTACCCTGGTGGAGAAGAACCGCGAGTACGTGCAGGCGGCGCGCGTGATCGGCGTGGCCTCGCCCGTCATCATGTTCCGCCACGTGCTGCCCAATGTGCTGGGACCGGTGCTGGTGCTGGCCACGGTGCATCTGGCCACGGCCATCATCACCGAAGCCACGCTGTCGTTCCTGGGCGTGGGGGTGCCGCCGACGGCGCCGTCGCTGGGCACGCTGATCCGCATCGGCAACGACTTCCTGTTTTCAGGGGAATGGTGGATCACCATCTTCCCCGGCGCGGCGCTGGTGCTGCTGGTGCTGTCGGTCAACCTGCTGGGCGACTGGCTGCGCGATGCGCTCAACCCGCGTCTGAATTGA
- a CDS encoding ABC transporter ATP-binding protein has translation MSALLEVRNLRVEFPTRRGTLRALDDVSFSIQAGEVLGVVGESGAGKSLTGASIIGLLEPPGRIAAGEILLAGRRIDNLPDEQMRRVRGREIGAVFQDPLTSLNPLYTVGRQLAETIVTHLDLSWSQARARAVELLASTGIPAARERIDHYPHQFSGGMRQRVVIALALAAEPKLVVADEPTTALDVSIQAQIIELLKRLCRENGTAVMLITHDMGVIAETADRVAVMYAGRVAEIGPVADVIHKPRHPYTTGLMGSIPSLEGHAERLVQIDGSMPRLNAIPPGCAFNPRCGQRLPRCGVERPELMAAGTSRAACWLHDNNDKVAA, from the coding sequence ATGAGCGCACTTCTAGAAGTCCGCAATCTGCGCGTGGAATTTCCCACGCGCCGCGGCACGCTGCGCGCCCTGGACGACGTGTCCTTTTCCATCCAGGCTGGCGAAGTCCTGGGCGTAGTGGGCGAATCCGGCGCCGGCAAATCCTTGACCGGCGCATCCATCATCGGTCTGCTGGAGCCTCCCGGCCGCATCGCCGCGGGCGAGATCCTCCTGGCGGGCCGCCGTATCGACAACCTGCCCGACGAACAGATGCGCCGCGTGCGCGGCCGCGAAATCGGCGCGGTGTTCCAGGACCCGCTGACCTCGCTGAACCCGCTGTACACGGTAGGCCGGCAATTGGCGGAAACCATCGTGACCCACCTGGACCTGAGCTGGTCCCAGGCGCGCGCGCGCGCGGTGGAGCTGCTGGCATCGACCGGCATCCCGGCCGCGCGCGAGCGCATCGACCACTACCCGCACCAGTTTTCCGGCGGCATGCGGCAGCGCGTGGTGATCGCGCTGGCGCTTGCGGCCGAACCCAAGCTGGTGGTGGCGGACGAACCCACGACCGCGCTGGACGTGTCGATCCAGGCGCAGATCATCGAGCTGCTCAAGCGCCTGTGCCGCGAAAACGGCACGGCGGTGATGCTGATCACGCACGACATGGGTGTGATTGCCGAAACCGCCGACCGCGTGGCGGTGATGTACGCGGGCCGCGTGGCCGAGATCGGCCCGGTGGCGGACGTGATTCACAAGCCGCGCCATCCCTACACGACAGGACTGATGGGATCGATCCCGTCGCTGGAAGGGCATGCTGAAAGACTGGTGCAGATCGACGGCAGCATGCCGCGCCTGAACGCCATTCCGCCGGGCTGTGCCTTCAATCCGCGCTGCGGCCAGCGTCTGCCGCGTTGCGGCGTGGAGCGGCCGGAGCTGATGGCGGCCGGCACCTCGCGCGCGGCCTGTTGGCTGCACGACAACAACGATAAGGTGGCCGCATGA